A stretch of the Glycine soja cultivar W05 chromosome 13, ASM419377v2, whole genome shotgun sequence genome encodes the following:
- the LOC114381470 gene encoding urease-like isoform X2 yields MKLSPREIEKLDLHNAGYLAQKRLARGLRLNYVETVALIATQILEFVRDGEKTVAQLMCIGRELLGRKQVLPAVPHLVESVQVEATFRDGTKLVTIHDLFACENGNLELALFGSFLPVPSLDKFTENEEDHRTPGEIICRSENLILNPRRNAIILRVVNKGDRPIQVGSHYHFIEVNPYLTFDRRKAYGMRLNIAAGNATRFEPGECKSVVLVSIGGNKVIRGGNNIADGPVNDSNCRAAMKAVVTRGFGHVEEENAREGVTGEDYSLTTVISREEYAHKYGPTTGDKIRLGDTDLFAEIEKDFAVYGDECVFGGGKVIRDGMGQSSGHPPEGSLDTVITNAVIIDYTGIIKADIGIKDGLIISTGKAGNPDIMNDVFPNMIIGANTEVIAGEGLIVTAGAIDCHVHFICPQLVYDAVTSGITTLVGGGTGPADGTRATTCTPAPNQMKLMLQSTDDMPLNFGFTGKGNSAKPDELHEIIRAGAMGLKLHEDWGTTPAAIDSCLTVADQYDIQVNIHTDTLNESGFVEHTIAAFKGRTIHTYHSEGAGGGHAPDIIKVCGEKNVLPSSTNPTRPYTHNTIDEHLDMLMVCHHLNKNIPEDVAFAESRIRAETIAAEDILHDKGAISIISSDSQAMGRIGEVISRTWQTADKMKSQRGPLQPGEDNDNFRIKRYVAKYTINPAIANGLSQYVGSVEAGKLADLVLWKPSFFGAKPEMVIKGGEVAYANMGDPNASIPTPEPVIMRPMFGAFGKAGSSHSIAFVSKAALDEGVKASYGLNKRVEAVKNVRKLTKRDMKLNDTLPQITVDPETYTVTADGEVLTCTAAKTVPLSRNYFLF; encoded by the exons ATGAAACTGAGTCCAAGGGAGATCGAGAAACTAGACCTGCATAATGCAGGCTACCTTGCACAGAAACGCCTTGCTCGTGGTTTAAGGCTCAATTATGTTGAAACTGTGGCTCTCATAGCAACACAG ATTTTGGAATTTGTTCGTGATGGTGAAAAGACTGTTGCACAGCTAATGTGCATTGGGAGAGAACTTCTGGGAAG GAAACAAGTTCTTCCAGCTGTTCCTCATCTTGTTGAAAGTGTTCAG GTTGAAGCCACCTTTCGAGATGGTACTAAGTTAGTCACCATTCATGACCTATTTGCTTGCGAGAATGGAAACCTTGAACTAGCATTATTTGGTTCTTTTCTTCCAG TACCTTCACTTGACAAGTTTACAGAGAACGAAGAAGATCATAGAACTCCAGGTGAAATCATATGTAGAAGTGAAAATCTGATTCTTAACCCCAGAAGGAATGCAATAATTCTCAGAGTTGTCAACAAGGGAGACAGACCAATTCAG gTTGGCAGCCACTATCATTTTATTGAAGTAAATCCTTATTTAACCTTTGATCGAAGGAAAGCATATGGCATGCGCCTCAATATAGCTGCTGGGAATGCCACACGCTTTGAG CCAGGGGAATGTAAAAGCGTTGTGCTTGTAAGCATTGGAGGTAACAAAGTCATCAGAGGAGGTAATAACATTGCCGATGGTCCAGTTAATGATTCTAATTGCAGAGCAGCCATGAAAGCTGTGGTCACAAGGGGATTTGGACATGTGGAAGAGGAAAATGCTAG GGAAGGTGTTACTGGAGAAGACTATTCATTAACTACAGTAATTTCTCGAGAGGAATATGCTCACAAGTATGGCCCTACAACTGGTGACAAAATCCGTCTTGGTGATACTGACTTGTTTGCTgaaattgaaaaagattttgCTGTCTATGGTGATGAATGTGTTTTTGGAGGTGGGAAAGTCATAAGAGACGGAATGGGTCAATCAAGTGGCCATCCACCTGAGGGCTCCTTGGATACTGTTATAACAAATGCTGTGATCATTGATTATACTGGAATTATCAAAGCAGATATCGGTATTAAAGATGGACTGATCATCTCAACAGGAAAAGCAGGAAATCCAGACATTATGAATGATGTATTTCCTAATATGATAATTGGG GCTAATACCGAAGTTATTGCTGGAGAGGGCTTGATTGTGACAGCTGGGGCTATAGATTGTCATGTGCATTTTATATGTCCTCAATTAGTATATGATGCCGTAACAAGTG GTATCACAACATTAGTGGGAGGAGGAACAGGACCAGCTGATGGAACACGTGCTACAACTTGTACACCAGCACCAAATCAGATGAAATTGATGCTACAATCAACAGATGACATGCCTTTAAACTTTGGTTTCACTGGAAAA GGGAATAGTGCCAAACCTGATGAACTGCATGAAATAATCAGGGCTGGAGCTATGGGACTGAAGCTGCATGAGGACTGGGGAACTACACCGGCTGCAATAGACAGTTGTTTGACAGTTGCAGACCAATATGATATCCAG GTTAACATACATACTGACACCTTAAACGAATCTGGATTTGTTGAACATACAATTGCTGCATTTAAAGGAAGAACTATTCATACTTACCACAG TGAAGGAGCTGGTGGTGGCCATGCTCCAGATATCATAAAAGTATGTGGTGAGAAGAATGTCCTACCCTCATCAACAAATCCCACACGTCCTTATACACATAATACCATAGATGAGCATCTCGACATGTTG ATGGTCTGCCATCATCTTAATAAGAATATTCCAGAAGATGTAGCTTTTGCTGAATCAAGAATAAGAGCTGAAACAATTGCTGCTGAAGATATTTTACATGACAAGGGGGCAATTAGCATTATATCATCTGATTCACAGGCTATGGGTCGAATTGGAGAG GTGATAAGCAGAACCTGGCAAACTGCTGATAAGATGAAGTCACAAAGAGGACCACTGCAGCCTGGTGAAGACAATGACAACTTTCGGATCAAGCGTTATGTTGCAAAGTATACCATAAATCCAGCTATAGCGAATGGTTTGTCGCAATATGTTGGTTCAGTTGAG GCGGGTAAGTTGGCTGATCTTGTATTATGGAAGCCGTCATTTTTTGGAGCAAAACCAGAAATGGTGATCAAAGGTGGTGAGGTTGCATATGCTAACATGGGTGACCCAAATGCAAGCATCCCAACACCTGAACCG GTGATTATGAGGCCTATGTTCGGAGCATTTGGCAAGGCTGGTAGTTCACACTCCATTGCTTTTGTGAGCAAG GCAGCTTTGGACGAAGGGGTGAAAGCTTCATATGGACTTAACAAGAGGGTGGAAGCTGTGAAGAATGTGAGGAAGCTCACCAAACGAGACATGAAACTGAATGACACTCTTCCACAAATCACTGTGGACCCAGAAACATACACAGTTACAGCAGATGGAGAGGTTCTCACCTGCACCGCAGCCAAGACTGTTCCTCTTTCCCGAAATTACTTCCTCTTTTAA
- the LOC114381470 gene encoding urease-like isoform X1, translating into MKLSPREIEKLDLHNAGYLAQKRLARGLRLNYVETVALIATQILEFVRDGEKTVAQLMCIGRELLGRKQVLPAVPHLVESVQVEATFRDGTKLVTIHDLFACENGNLELALFGSFLPDLQKHKLQIEAPTHIISISLLWVETGSTVPSLDKFTENEEDHRTPGEIICRSENLILNPRRNAIILRVVNKGDRPIQVGSHYHFIEVNPYLTFDRRKAYGMRLNIAAGNATRFEPGECKSVVLVSIGGNKVIRGGNNIADGPVNDSNCRAAMKAVVTRGFGHVEEENAREGVTGEDYSLTTVISREEYAHKYGPTTGDKIRLGDTDLFAEIEKDFAVYGDECVFGGGKVIRDGMGQSSGHPPEGSLDTVITNAVIIDYTGIIKADIGIKDGLIISTGKAGNPDIMNDVFPNMIIGANTEVIAGEGLIVTAGAIDCHVHFICPQLVYDAVTSGITTLVGGGTGPADGTRATTCTPAPNQMKLMLQSTDDMPLNFGFTGKGNSAKPDELHEIIRAGAMGLKLHEDWGTTPAAIDSCLTVADQYDIQVNIHTDTLNESGFVEHTIAAFKGRTIHTYHSEGAGGGHAPDIIKVCGEKNVLPSSTNPTRPYTHNTIDEHLDMLMVCHHLNKNIPEDVAFAESRIRAETIAAEDILHDKGAISIISSDSQAMGRIGEVISRTWQTADKMKSQRGPLQPGEDNDNFRIKRYVAKYTINPAIANGLSQYVGSVEAGKLADLVLWKPSFFGAKPEMVIKGGEVAYANMGDPNASIPTPEPVIMRPMFGAFGKAGSSHSIAFVSKAALDEGVKASYGLNKRVEAVKNVRKLTKRDMKLNDTLPQITVDPETYTVTADGEVLTCTAAKTVPLSRNYFLF; encoded by the exons ATGAAACTGAGTCCAAGGGAGATCGAGAAACTAGACCTGCATAATGCAGGCTACCTTGCACAGAAACGCCTTGCTCGTGGTTTAAGGCTCAATTATGTTGAAACTGTGGCTCTCATAGCAACACAG ATTTTGGAATTTGTTCGTGATGGTGAAAAGACTGTTGCACAGCTAATGTGCATTGGGAGAGAACTTCTGGGAAG GAAACAAGTTCTTCCAGCTGTTCCTCATCTTGTTGAAAGTGTTCAG GTTGAAGCCACCTTTCGAGATGGTACTAAGTTAGTCACCATTCATGACCTATTTGCTTGCGAGAATGGAAACCTTGAACTAGCATTATTTGGTTCTTTTCTTCCAG ATTTGCAGAAACACAAACTGCAAATTGAAGCCCCTACTCACATTATTAGTATCTCTCTCTTATGGGTGGAAACTGGGTCTACAGTACCTTCACTTGACAAGTTTACAGAGAACGAAGAAGATCATAGAACTCCAGGTGAAATCATATGTAGAAGTGAAAATCTGATTCTTAACCCCAGAAGGAATGCAATAATTCTCAGAGTTGTCAACAAGGGAGACAGACCAATTCAG gTTGGCAGCCACTATCATTTTATTGAAGTAAATCCTTATTTAACCTTTGATCGAAGGAAAGCATATGGCATGCGCCTCAATATAGCTGCTGGGAATGCCACACGCTTTGAG CCAGGGGAATGTAAAAGCGTTGTGCTTGTAAGCATTGGAGGTAACAAAGTCATCAGAGGAGGTAATAACATTGCCGATGGTCCAGTTAATGATTCTAATTGCAGAGCAGCCATGAAAGCTGTGGTCACAAGGGGATTTGGACATGTGGAAGAGGAAAATGCTAG GGAAGGTGTTACTGGAGAAGACTATTCATTAACTACAGTAATTTCTCGAGAGGAATATGCTCACAAGTATGGCCCTACAACTGGTGACAAAATCCGTCTTGGTGATACTGACTTGTTTGCTgaaattgaaaaagattttgCTGTCTATGGTGATGAATGTGTTTTTGGAGGTGGGAAAGTCATAAGAGACGGAATGGGTCAATCAAGTGGCCATCCACCTGAGGGCTCCTTGGATACTGTTATAACAAATGCTGTGATCATTGATTATACTGGAATTATCAAAGCAGATATCGGTATTAAAGATGGACTGATCATCTCAACAGGAAAAGCAGGAAATCCAGACATTATGAATGATGTATTTCCTAATATGATAATTGGG GCTAATACCGAAGTTATTGCTGGAGAGGGCTTGATTGTGACAGCTGGGGCTATAGATTGTCATGTGCATTTTATATGTCCTCAATTAGTATATGATGCCGTAACAAGTG GTATCACAACATTAGTGGGAGGAGGAACAGGACCAGCTGATGGAACACGTGCTACAACTTGTACACCAGCACCAAATCAGATGAAATTGATGCTACAATCAACAGATGACATGCCTTTAAACTTTGGTTTCACTGGAAAA GGGAATAGTGCCAAACCTGATGAACTGCATGAAATAATCAGGGCTGGAGCTATGGGACTGAAGCTGCATGAGGACTGGGGAACTACACCGGCTGCAATAGACAGTTGTTTGACAGTTGCAGACCAATATGATATCCAG GTTAACATACATACTGACACCTTAAACGAATCTGGATTTGTTGAACATACAATTGCTGCATTTAAAGGAAGAACTATTCATACTTACCACAG TGAAGGAGCTGGTGGTGGCCATGCTCCAGATATCATAAAAGTATGTGGTGAGAAGAATGTCCTACCCTCATCAACAAATCCCACACGTCCTTATACACATAATACCATAGATGAGCATCTCGACATGTTG ATGGTCTGCCATCATCTTAATAAGAATATTCCAGAAGATGTAGCTTTTGCTGAATCAAGAATAAGAGCTGAAACAATTGCTGCTGAAGATATTTTACATGACAAGGGGGCAATTAGCATTATATCATCTGATTCACAGGCTATGGGTCGAATTGGAGAG GTGATAAGCAGAACCTGGCAAACTGCTGATAAGATGAAGTCACAAAGAGGACCACTGCAGCCTGGTGAAGACAATGACAACTTTCGGATCAAGCGTTATGTTGCAAAGTATACCATAAATCCAGCTATAGCGAATGGTTTGTCGCAATATGTTGGTTCAGTTGAG GCGGGTAAGTTGGCTGATCTTGTATTATGGAAGCCGTCATTTTTTGGAGCAAAACCAGAAATGGTGATCAAAGGTGGTGAGGTTGCATATGCTAACATGGGTGACCCAAATGCAAGCATCCCAACACCTGAACCG GTGATTATGAGGCCTATGTTCGGAGCATTTGGCAAGGCTGGTAGTTCACACTCCATTGCTTTTGTGAGCAAG GCAGCTTTGGACGAAGGGGTGAAAGCTTCATATGGACTTAACAAGAGGGTGGAAGCTGTGAAGAATGTGAGGAAGCTCACCAAACGAGACATGAAACTGAATGACACTCTTCCACAAATCACTGTGGACCCAGAAACATACACAGTTACAGCAGATGGAGAGGTTCTCACCTGCACCGCAGCCAAGACTGTTCCTCTTTCCCGAAATTACTTCCTCTTTTAA
- the LOC114381473 gene encoding uncharacterized protein LOC114381473: MSIQTEQPLPTHTPFLNSNSNQSHQHQPQENNNDYETQTPLDDVLASLEVLLTLLSFNQSSLLSFTVSWTTFAVVGVVAPLLALQVYDTDKNQIKGSSWLTITLLTCHAFTMISGSIRLIILWVLSCFLLKTAREITHLAFVEHGSLWPSIAVLLALIVSWTYVSAISLSACVLFHLVCSLQLVHFDDYRKLLQREYDALVFMEEHIRLRFQLSKISHRFRIYLLLQFLVVTASQFVTLLPVSGFGGALTFISGGDFAVFTLVKVVGIIIVLHAATKISLRAQGIVSLASRWHALVTCTSDPSKLRYCASTGSLEAAKHLNSIFLDYSESDLDSSDYIVVPSNTQLASYMSSHHKRQAFVMYLQTNAGGISIFGWTVDRSLVNTNQGPLGLPGYYDKLSCCFLHFHYCFLHFPLHHRKSIPKWTFHNAMGTVGIQEVLPNKLIERAHKFYSSSSLPSYYQIGYKPWQFLKTRVMNNKYMKIHHAREQPLVLH, translated from the exons ATGTCCATACAAACAGAGCAACCTCTTCCTACTCACACTCCCTTCCTAAATTCAAACTCAAACCAAAGCCACCAACACCAACCACAAGAAAACAACAACGATTATGAAACACAAACACCTCTTGATGATGTCCTTGCAAGTTTAGAAGTGCTTCTCACGCTACTTAGCTTCAACCAGTCTTCATTGTTGAGCTTCACTGTGTCTTGGACAACGTTTGCGGTGGTTGGTGTGGTTGCGCCACTCCTGGCTCTTCAGGTGTATGACACCGACAAAAATCAGATAAAAG GTTCCTCTTGGTTGACCATCACGCTGCTCACATGCCATGCTTTCACCATGATTTCG GGATCTATACGGTTAATCATTCTGTGGGTTTTGTCATGTTTCCTTTTGAAGACAGCCCGAGAAATCACTCACCTTGCCTTCGTAGAACACGGGTCCCTTTGGCCCTCCATTGCTGTTTTGTTGGCTCTGATAGTATCATGGACTTATGTGAGTGCAATCTCTTTATCAGCCTGTGTTCTATTTCACTTGGTCTGCAGTTTGCAACTCGTTCACTTTGATGATTATAGGAAACTCTTGCAAAGGGAATATGATGCCTTGGTTTTTATGGAGGAGCACATTCGGTTGCGATTCCAACTGTCCAAGATAAGCCATAGGTTCAGAATTTACCTTCTTCTACAGTTCTTGGTGGTCACAGCTAGCCAATTTGTGACTCTATTACCGGTCTCTGGATTTGGTGGAGCACTGACTTTCATAAGTGGTGGAGATTTTGCT GTTTTCACACTTGTTAAGGTGGTTGGGATTATTATTGTTCTGCATGCAGCAACAAAGATTTCACTTAGAGCACAGGGCATTGTTTCCCTTGCAAGCAGGTGGCATGCGCTTGTAACATGCACTTCTGATCCATCTAAACTGAGATATTGTGCTAGTACAGGGAGCTTGGAAGCTGCAAAACATTTAAACTCAATATTTTTGGATTACTCAGAAAGTGATCTAGACTCATCAGATTACATTGTTGTGCCTTCAAATACCCAGTTAGCTTCTTATATGTCCTCACATCACAAGAGACAAGCCTTTG TGATGTATCTGCAGACAAATGCTGGAGGAATCAGTATATTTGGATGGACAGTTGATCGGTCTCTA GTCAACACCAATCAAGGGCCTTTGGGCCTTCCAGGTTACTACGATAAATTGAGCTGTTGCTTCCTGCATTTCCATTATTGTTTCTTACACTTTCCATTACATCATAGAAAATCCATTCCGAAATGGACTTTCCATAATGCAATGGGAACTGTAGGAATACAGGAAGTTTTACCCAATAAATTGATTGAAAGGGCCCACAAATTCTACAGTTCTTCTTCGTTACCAAGTTACTACCAAATTGGGTACAAGCCATGGCAGTTTCTTAAGACACGAGTCATGAACAATAAGTATATGAAGATCCATCATGCAAGAGAACAGCCTCTAGTCTTACACTAG
- the LOC114381471 gene encoding cyclin-dependent kinase G-2-like, whose protein sequence is MAASRHGGYRDNEFRDRESNFDVSRRGFNNNSKQEYDKITNGGRDVVRVGSKDARDRLSLKQKDIRDREAPNGSYRSSSSKSDSGSSGGCSSGLGPRRCEFSVKTMDREPGELSSESGSDDDGIESGSQEKYCEVATGEGNRARSPLERKRKFSPIVWNQDDSEVNNLSKLRVVTAVTTLPPLPIVRLSPNVPDRGVETHPVKNTEAEILELPTVTNPPLLSESPVGLHSLLPEQRWGNEQEAKQPEGEDFIPTHNISSSRWASGDNSPGDEGEINDDKEILKRRKLSPELGMRVRNKMLRLEESNIEDFVEARAKSSESEERSSRGRSSSGDYHPGNLSGKDDYMEIDGQGSRSETSGYHSDTDLEDDCRETSEPPVPPQRVVNMLQGCRSVDEFERLNKIDEGTYGVVFRAKDKKTGEIVALKKVKMEKEKEGFPLTSLREINILLSFHHPSIVDVKEVVVGSNLDSIFMVMEYMEHDLKGLMEGMKQPFSQSEVKCLMLQLLEGVKYLHDNWVLHRDLKTSNLLLNNRGELKICDFGLARQYGSPLKPYTHLVVTLWYRAPELLLGTKQYSTAIDMWSLGCIMAELLSKEPLFNGKTEFEQLDKIFRILGTPNETIWPGFSELPQVKVNFVKNKCNLLRKKFPATSFTGSPVLSDSGFDLLNKLLTYDPEKRITAEEALNHEWFREVPLPKSKEFMPTFPAQHAQDRRMRRILKSPDPLAEQHWKEMQQGESGTGGIFG, encoded by the exons ATGGCGGCTAGTAGACATGGAGGTTATCGTGACAACGAGTTTAGGGACCGTGAGTCCAATTTTGATGTTTCAAGGCGGGGTTTCAATAATAATTCTAAACAAGAGTATGATAAGATTACGAATGGTGGCCGCGATGTTGTGAGGGTTGGGAGCAAGGATGCAAGAGATAGGCTTAGTCTGAAACAAAAAGATATTAGGGACAGGGAAGCTCCAAATGGTAGTTACCGGTCATCTTCGAGTAAGAGCGACTCTGGCAGTAGTGGCGGGTGTAGTAGTGGGCTTGGTCCCAGAAGATGTGAGTTTTCTGTTAAGACTATGGATAGAGAGCCTGGTGAGCTTTCTAGTGAAAGTGGGTCTGATGATGATGGTATTGAATCAGGATCACAGGAAAAATACTGTGAGGTTGCAACAGGTGAAGGAAACCGTGCACGATCTCCACTagagaggaaaagaaaattttctccAATAGTATGGAATCAGGATGACAGCGAAgtcaataatttatcaaaacttAGGGTTGTCACAGCAGTGACTACTCTGCCTCCACTTCCAATAGTCCGTCTGTCACCTAATGTTCCCGATAGAGGAGTTGAAACTCATCCTGTCAAAAACACAGAAGCTGAGATTCTTGAGTTACCAACTGTAACTAACCCTCCTTTGCTGTCTGAGTCTCCTGTAGGTTTGCATTCATTGTTGCCAGAGCAGAGATGGGGTAATGAGCAGGAAGCCAAGCAACCTGAAGGTGAAGATTTTATTCCAACTCATAATATATCATCTTCAAGATGGGCATCTGGTGATAACTCTCCTGGTGATGAAGGTGAAATCAATGATGACAAGGAAATCCTTAAGAGGAGGAAGCTATCTCCTGAGCTGGGTATGAGAGTAAGAAACAAGATGTTGAGACTAGAGGAATCTAACATAGAAGATTTTGTAGAAGCTAGAGCCAAATCATCTGAATCTGAAGAAAGAAGTAGCCGTGGGAGATCATCCAGTGGAGATTATCATCCTGGTAATTTGTCAGGGAAGGATGATTATATGGAGATTGATGGTCAAGGTAGCAGAAGTGAAACTAGTGGTTATCATTCGGATACAGATTTGGAAGATGATTGCAGAGAAACTTCTGAACCTCCGGTTCCACCACAAAGAgttgtcaacatgcttcagggTTGTAGAAGTGTTGATGAGTTTGAGAGACTGAACAAGATAGATGAAGGAACATATGGTGTTGTATTTAGGGCAAAAGATAAGAAGACTGGTGAAATTGTGGCATTGAAAAAGGTGAAGatggagaaggaaaaagaaggtTTTCCATTGACTTCTCTCAGGGAAATAAACattcttctttcctttcaccACCCATCCATAGTTGATGTTAAAGAAGTTGTGGTAGGGAGTAACCTTGATAGTATTTTCATGGTTATGGAATACATGGAACATGATCTTAAAGGACTAATGGAGGGAATGAAGCAGCCCTTTAGCCAGAGTGAAGTAAAATGCTTAATGCTCCAGCTTTTAGAAGGTGTGAAGTATCTTCATGACAACTGGGTGCTTCATAGGGATTTGAAGACTTCTAACCTGCTTCTGAATAATAGGGGCGAGttaaaaatttgtgattttggaTTGGCTCGTCAGTATGGGAGCCCATTGAAACCATATACCCACCTTGTGGTTACTCTTTGGTACAG GGCTCCTGAACTTCTTCTGGGGACAAAACAATATTCAACAGCCATTGACATGTGGTCTCTGGGTTGTATAATGGCTGAGCTATTGTCCAAGGAACCTCTATTTAATGGGAAGACTGAATTTGAACAACTTGACAAG ATTTTCAGAATTCTTGGCAcaccaaatgaaacaatttggcCTGGGTTCTCAGAATTACCCCAAGTCAAGGTCAATTTTGTCAAGAATAA GTGTAATCTCCTGCGTAAAAAATTTCCTGCAACATCATTCACTGGATCACCAGTTCTTTCTGATTCTGGATTTGATTTGTTGAACAAGCTTCTAACTTATGACCCTGAAAAG CGGATCACAGCTGAAGAAGCTCTAAACCATGAGTGGTTTCGTGAAGTTCCCCTTCCGAAGTCTAAAGAATTTATGCCTACATTCCCTGCTCAACATGCTCAAGACAG GCGAATGAGGAGAATATTAAAGAGTCCAGATCCATTAGCTGAGCAGCATTGGAAGGAGATGCAGCAGGGTGAATCAGGGACTGGTGGTATTTTTGGTTAA